In Panicum virgatum strain AP13 chromosome 4N, P.virgatum_v5, whole genome shotgun sequence, a single window of DNA contains:
- the LOC120670612 gene encoding protein GLUTAMINE DUMPER 5-like: protein MRPERGAGGVAAELMAGGGARPSPWRTPTPYLFLGFALMMGLIVVALLVLICARHQAARREAGGEEKPASVRGVLVPLDREAPGVVVIMAGDALPSFLASAKPLAPFAAPRAADAM, encoded by the coding sequence aTGAGGCCGGAGAGGGGTGCAGGCGGTGTCGCGGCGGAGctgatggcgggcggcggcgcgcggccgagcCCGTGGCGGACGCCGACGCCGTACCTCTTCCTGGGCTTCGCGCTCATGATGGGCCTCATCGTGGTGGCGCTGCTCGTGCTCATCTGCGCGCGCCAccaggcggcgcggcgcgaggccggcggcgaggagaagcCGGCGTCCGTGCGCGGGGTGCTCGTGCCGCTCGACCGGGAGGCGCCCGGGGTCGTCGTCATCATGGCCGGCGACGCCCTGCCGTCCTTCCTCGCCAGCGCCAAGCCGCTCGCCCCCTTCGccgccccccgcgccgccgacgccatgtAG